From the genome of Brassica oleracea var. oleracea cultivar TO1000 chromosome C4, BOL, whole genome shotgun sequence:
AAAATCACTAAAATTTCACAAAAAAATCAAAACATTCAACCCAAAAAAATTATTTTATTTTATTAATAAAATAAATAAAAAATATAAAAAATTCATAAAAAATTCATAAAAAATTCAAAATAAATCATAAAAAGTCAATAAAATTCAGAAAAATTCAAAAAATTCACAAAGAATATTTTAAATTATTTTATTAATAAAATAAATATAAAAATTCAAAAAATTTAAAAATTCATAAAAAATTTAAAACAAATCATTCACGAGAATCATTTGAAGATAATGAATTTTTTAAATCTGAATTAGAGTAATCATAACCCAGAGACTGACTGCTATTTTGGATATTTTTTTTAATCTGTTATGTTCTATGTGTGTGTTGGTTGGATTTGGAAAAGTTCAGGATTGTTAAAGTGAAAAATGTATACTAATGATAGCTTGAGGGTAGCCAGTTTATAGCACTCAATGCACGTTATTCCTTAGTCGCTTTTATAAAACCACATATAATTTTATTCTTGATTTTTGTGAGTTTTTGTGATTTGTTTCGATTTTATTAATAAAATAATTTAAAATATTTTGTGAATTTTTTGAATTTTTGTGAATTTTATTGACTTTTTATGATTTGTTTTGAAGTTTTTATGAATTTTTTATTTTTATATTTATTTTATTAATAAAATAATTTAAAATATTTTGTGAATTTTTTGAATTTTTGTGAATTTTATTGACTTTTTATGATTTGTTTTGAAGTTTTTATGAATTTTTTATTTTTATATTTATTTTATTAATAAAATAATTTTTAAAACTTTTGGTGAATATTTTGTTTTTTTGTGAATTTTTAGTGATTTTAATGATTTGTTTTGAATTTTTGTATGAATTTTTATATTTTGTTTATTTTATTATTTATTCTGTTAATAAAATAATTTAAAAAAAAATCAAAAAAAGAAAACCGACACGTCATCGATTTTGAACAGTACTGGTTACCGTTTTGATTTGATGAACAAGTAAGTCAAGTTGGAGGTTTTTTTTGATAAAATTGTCAATTTGAAGGTTTAAACTGTTTGTGAAATACTATCAGAGTTTAAAGTGTAAGTGGCTGCCAACTTGAAGGTTTCTTATGCGATTTTCCCGTTTATTTTGTTCTGATTCAAGCTTCGATTCTCTTTGAATTAGAGCATGTTTATTACAGGTTTCTTAGGTTGAGATTCTTAGTGTAATATAAGATACGGTCTCTTATCTTTTAACTTAAAAAGCTAAGAAACGTCTCTTAAGTAAGAGATATAAGAGACATCTCTTAAGTAAGAGATATAAGAGACGTCTCTTAGCTTTTTAAGTTAAAAAATTAGGAGACCGTATTTTATATTACACTAAAAATTCCAACCTAAGAAACCTGCAATAAACATGCTTGTGTGCATCTTTTTTAAATTCTAAGGTAACTAAAAAGCAAAGTGAGCTTAAAGACATCTTAAAAACGAAGGTCTAGACCACAAATCATGCTTAAATTGTTGGATACGATGAATAACAAATTCAGCCACAAACCAGAACTCACACATACACACTACTAACATCTTTCGAAAAAATTTACTACTAATCTTCTACTGAGAACTCAATCTTCTCCAACTGTACGATCACATCAAGTTTTAAACACCTGAACTAACGAAAGAAAAGTTACACAACCTGTAAGCTACTTTCAGGTGCAATTCTACTTCACATAAAATGCAGTTTTGTGATCTCACTTGTGTTGAAATATATAAAAAATAATAATAACGAACTGATAATTAGATTAAATCCGACCAATGCTCGATTCATACAAGTACATCGGCCACATTGAGATCATAACTACGTTAGAAAGAATAAATAAATGAATTATTGTTCTAAATAAAGCTAAACCAAAGTAAACCGTCTCTCCCTCTCTTTCTAGATGAACTGACGCAAAGGGATCAACATCACACTAATATCATCCGAAGAGCCTCGTGAAGCCGATAGATCGACCAGCTTCTTACAGGCTAACAACAATGGCTTCATCTCGGTTCCTACACAGAAGGGACGAGCAATGTCTACTGCTTCTTGGTTACTCACTTTATCCCATAGACCGTCCGATGCCAAGATCAAGAACTCGTGGTCCTGATCAATTCTCAACATCTTTGTCTCTGGTTCGGCTATAACCCATCTCTTGAGATGAACATCGCCGATCCCTCTTGATACAGCTAAAGATCCTTGAATTCTCCAAACACCATTAAACGTATCCACATATCCACCCTGCAAAAAATGATTAATCTATTATTAGAAACTTTCCATACCCACAAACTAATACAAAAAGCTTCACTAACGTTAGATTCTCACCGTGGTTTCAATTCTCTCCCGTTCATCGTCTCTAGACGGACGGTGGTCGGAAGAAAGAGCCTCCGCGACGCCACCTACGCTCATGACGGCGCGACAATCACCGGCATTGGACACAACGAGGTTCCCGTCTCTGACCATAGCCGTGACGCAGCAGGAACCGCCTTTAACGTCTTCCCCGTCAAGAAACGCAGCGTCTGTGGTTAAATAACCGCGTTTCACCGCGTCTGCTATCTCAGACGCGCCGCTCTTACAACTTACCTCTTCCAAAACGTTCTTATCTAAGTTCTTGGCCGCAAACTCAGCCGCCTTCACTCCTCCGTGGCCATCGTAAACTCCGAACATTGCCTGCTTGCGATCTCCTCGAAGATTGGTCATAGCGGAGAAACGATCCTCCATAGCTTCTCTCCTCCCTCTCTTGCAGTAAACAGAGTAACCATCGCCTTCCCTCTCCACCTGTCTACTCTCCTCCGACGCCGGAGATGCGAAACCGGCGGTGCCAATCGGTATATCAAGCCTCGTCGGCCGTTTCCTCTTCAAGGCGGAAGGAGATTGACCGGTACAGGAGCCGGCGGAGACAGAGTCGGATCCTCCTAGCACTAACGGCGCAGGAGCGAATCCGGTCGGCGGTTTCTGGAAACGGAGACGGAACGGAGATTTAGGGGATGCCGCGGAAGGAGAGGAGGGAGAGGACGCGGAGGGTTTGAGATGAGAGAGAGTGAGAGAGATGGTTTCTTGAGGCGAAGAGAGAATAGAGGCTTTGTTGCAGAAAAGAGACGACGACGGGGAGAACACCGGGGAGCTACAGACAGCGACGGAACAAGACATGGTTTAGTTTTAACTCACTTGAGAGAACTCGAGCTTGAAGATTGATCTGTGTCTTGTTTTTTTTCTCTCTACCTTCGTCGTTTGAGAAATATAATGAGGAAAGAGAGAGAGAGGAAGAGGTTTAAATATAAAGAGTGAGAGAGAAGGTGATGAGTTAATAGAATATTAATGGAGTCCGTGTTTATCGAGCCGCTTCTCTTTATTCAAACTTTAGTTTCTGTCATTGACTTTTGAAAAGACGTATCTGCCCTTTGCAATTCTTCTGGTGTCCTCCTCTTCGCCTTCTTACAAAAGTTATTATTTTTGAGGGTAACAAAAATATAATTTCTCTGTTGACCAGAAAAGAGAATTTTATTTTGCTTTTTATTGGGAGAAAGTAAAATAACATAATTGTTTTTGTATGTTTTATGGTAATTTTGTATATATATTATACGAGTTAAATGTATTTAATAATAATTTATATTAAATAAGTAATGTAGAGTAGTTGGATTAATATTAGATGATAAGTGTCTTATTATTTGTTTTGTTGGAAAGTGAGTTGGTCTTTTATCAAAAGTATCCACCAAGCAGAACTTCCCCTCTCACAATGCATAAAATGTGCAAAAGATCCTTCGGTTTAATTTCTTAATTGTACATGACATTAAACAAATTATGCCTAGTGGAGTAGAACTATTCAAGACCATTTCAAATAATAAGAAAAGCTCGTCGGTGATTAAAATTCAAGAAAACACAGCAAAACACCAGAGGAGAATCTTAGAGGGCAAAATTGTAATTCACCGCCCTCAAACCAGAACAACGATTGAAGTAAGCATTTTTAGTTTGGTCTACATTGTGAGGGTAAAACGGACAGTTCAGTACAAGTCAAGAACACGTCTACTTGGGCATGTGGCGTTACTACTAGGTAACGTATCTGTGTTAAAGAAGTGTTGATTGATAACTCTTCACTTTTTAGATTTATTTATTTATTCTTCTTAAATAATGAATGGAAACAGATTCTAAGACTGTTGTGGGTCCCTTTAGAGCTTACGTGCTGTAATTTGATTTGGTATATAATTTTCGCTGGTCGCAGTCGCAGCTTCTTAGCAAGTGACCGTTGGAGACTGAGAGGAGGAGCCTTCTTTGTTTGTTTGTTT
Proteins encoded in this window:
- the LOC106336596 gene encoding probable protein phosphatase 2C 25; this translates as MSCSVAVCSSPVFSPSSSLFCNKASILSSPQETISLTLSHLKPSASSPSSPSAASPKSPFRLRFQKPPTGFAPAPLVLGGSDSVSAGSCTGQSPSALKRKRPTRLDIPIGTAGFASPASEESRQVEREGDGYSVYCKRGRREAMEDRFSAMTNLRGDRKQAMFGVYDGHGGVKAAEFAAKNLDKNVLEEVSCKSGASEIADAVKRGYLTTDAAFLDGEDVKGGSCCVTAMVRDGNLVVSNAGDCRAVMSVGGVAEALSSDHRPSRDDERERIETTGGYVDTFNGVWRIQGSLAVSRGIGDVHLKRWVIAEPETKMLRIDQDHEFLILASDGLWDKVSNQEAVDIARPFCVGTEMKPLLLACKKLVDLSASRGSSDDISVMLIPLRQFI